The Haloarchaeobius litoreus DNA window CACCCACGTCTCGGGGTCCTCGGGCGTGGCGTCGCGTGGCACCAGGCCGTCCTCGCGGACGCGCTTTCGCACCCGCTTCTCGACGGATTCGCGGAAGTGCGACTCACAGAGGTGTGCCCCGGAGTAGGCGGCGTGCATGACGGCCTCGCGGCCGCACCTGGTGCACTCGGTCATCGGCGGTTCCTACCCCGTCCGGCGGGATACGGGTTTCGCTGTCGGTTCAGACCGCGTCCAGCCCACCGTCCACCGACCGGAGGACCGCGTCCACGTACGCGTCGCGACGGCGCGAGGAGAACAGCTCGTGGCCGCCCTCGTAGATGCGGATCTGGTCGGCGTCGGCCGCCTCGCCGATGGCTCTGACGCTGACGACCTGGTCCCGCAGCGAGCAGAACACCACGGCGTCCTCGTCGATGGCTGGCCGGTCGCGGTGGCCACGACGCGCCTCGCGGACGAACCGCGGCGACACCTTGGCAGGGATAGCTGCCAGCTGCCGGTCGGTCGTCAGCTCGCCGATGGCGCGCCGGTCGTCGACCCCGGAGGGGATGAACCTCGCGTCGAGCCCCAGCTTCGAGACGAGCGAGAACAGCGCGCCCTTCGACTCCGGCGGGAAGTCCCACCACGGGCTCAGGTAGGTCGTCGTCTCGGCCCCGTCGAGGAACGCCGCGATGAGCCCGCCTGTGCTGTGGCCCGCGAGCCGGAACTCGTCGAGGTCGGCGACGTACGACCGCACCGGCTCCACGTAGTCCGCGTAGAAGTCGTCCGGGAAGACGGGTATCTGGAGCGCGTGGACACGGTAGCCCGCGTCGGCGAACTGCCCGACCAGCCAGTCCACGTTCTCGTGCTCGTGGCGGTTCCCCCAGCCGAGGACGAACACCAGGTCCGCATCCCCGTTCTCGTTCGTGACCCGTGGTTGCATACCACGTCCGTCGGACCGGCGCGCCATAAACGTCCCAGAACTGTCGACCCACCGTCTCTCCCGGCCGCTCCGCCAGCGCGGTCCGTCTCCCCGTGTCGGACACGTATTTGTGCCTCCCCCTGCAAGCCCGTGCCATGTATCCGGCGTCCCGCCGTGCGGTCCTGACCACGGTCGTCGCGAGCCTCGGCGGCTGCCTCAGCACGTTCGACACCGTCGAGGCCCCCGGCACCCACCCGTCCGACGCCGAGCTCCGTCTCGACATCGAACGCCCCGGCGAGAACGGCGAACGCGTCTACGTCCACAACGACGGCGCGACCGACGTGCCGATGCGTGGCTACACCCTGGAGTACGACGACGGCGTCGTCTACGAGTTCGACCGCCTCACGCTCGAACCCGGGAGCTGGGTCGCCGTCGAGTCCACGAGCGTCATCGAGGGCATGGACCGCTCCGACCCCCCGAAGTTCGTCCGCGGTGCGAACCGCGACGAGCACCTCTGTCCCGACGGCCGCGTCACACTCGTCGGCCCGCAGGGCACCATCGTCGGCAGTACGACGTGTCCGGGCTGACCCAGCGTTCGTCGTCTGTTACCCGGGACTTTCTGGGCGATGTCGATCGCAGCGATACCATCGACGGGCGGGGCGGTCTGGCTGTCTCCGCCACACGCGACGCCGTCGACCGAGCACAGCGGCGTCGAAAACACGAGACGACGCGACATCAGTTCCACAGCACTCACAACCTCGAACGGCCTCGAACAGAACCAATGAGCGAATCGTGGCGCACCCGGCTGCAGCGGCTCGGGTTCAACCTGTGGCCGTCGTATCGGGGGACGGGCGGACGGGTCCGGTACATCGCCGAGGACTGGCAGGAGGTCAGGGTCGAGATCCCGCAGAACCTCCGGACGCGGAACTACATGGGGACGACGTTCGGCGGGAGCATCTACGGGGCGTGTGACCCCATCTACGCGATGATGCTCATCCAGGCGTTGCCGGACGAGTACACGGTGTGGGACAGGGCTGCGTCGGTGGCGTTCAAACGCCCCGGCACCGAGGACCTGTACGCCCGGTTCCGGCTGTCCGACGAGGAACTGACGACGATACGGGAGCGCCTGCGGAGCGAGGAGAGCGTCGACCGCGAGTACGAGGTCGACGTCATCTCGGCCGACGGGACGACGCACGCGACCGTCGAGAAGACGGTGTACGTGGGGCGGGACTGACGGCAACAACCTTCTTTGGCGTCTGGACCTCATACCAGACGATTATCGTATTTCGTCCTCCCTGTCGGTCGCCGTCGTTCGAGCGGCAGCCAGCCGTGGGTCCGCGGGACGGACCGCTCCGCCGGGGTGAGCGATGGCGCTGCAGCTGACGCCGTACCACCTGCCGCTGGTCTGCTCGCTGGTGCTCTCGGTCGCGGTCGCCGCATTCGCGGTCCGGAACCGGGACGTGCCGGGTGGTGCACCGCTCGCGGTGTTCGCGGCCGCGACGGCGGTCTGGACGGCCGGCGAGCTCGGCAACGTCAGCGCGACGGGGACGGCCGCGAAGACGCTGTGGACGAACGTCGAGATCACGGCCTCGACGCTGGTTCCGCCGGCGTTCCTGCTGCTCGCGCTGGAGTACACGGGCCGGCTCGACGGGCTGGACCGTCGACTGCTCGGCGCGCTGGGCGTCGAACCTGTGGTGCTCTCCCTGCTCGTCTGGACGTCGGGGCACGGTCTCGTCAGACGGGCGACCGGCCGTCGGCTCGCCGAGGGTGGCTACTGGATCATCACCGAGTCGCTCGGCCCGGCCTTTTTCGCACACGTCGCCTACTCCTACCTCGTCATCGGCCTCGGTATCGCCCTCATCGTGCGGACGTCGCTGCTCTCCCGCGGGGTGTACCTCGTCCAGGGGACTGCGTTCGTCCTCGGGGTCGCCGTCGTCCTCGTGGCGAACGTCGCCTACGTCTCCGGCCTCACCCCGCCGGGGCTCGACCCGACGAACATGGCCTTCGCCGTCTGCAGTCTGCTCCTGCTCGCGGCGATCCGCAGCCAGCGCTTGCTCGACGTGTCGCCGGCGACGCGCGAGCTCGCCCGCGACGAGCTCATCGCGACGCTGCCCGACGCCATCGTCGTCCTCAACGAGTCCAACCGGGTGGTCGACGCGAACCCGGCCGCCGAGGAGGTGTTCGACATCTCCACGTCGGACGTAATCGGCGAGCCGCTGGCGGCGGTGGCCCCGTCGCTGGCCGCCGCGCTCGAGGACGGGACGCGCATGCTCGCGCTCGAGCGTGGCGGCGAGACCAGACACTACGACCTGCGGGAGTCGGAGCTCGACCGCGGCTACGGAACCGTCACCGGCCGGGTCGTCACGCTCCGGGACGTCACCGACCGAAAGCAGACCGAGGAGCGCTACCAGGCGCTGCTCGACCGCTCGCTCGACATCGTCACCGTCATCGACGAGGCCGGTGCCATCACCTACGAGACGCCGTCGGTCGAGGAGGTGCTCGGCTACGCCCAGCCCGAACTCGTCGGCGAGTCGGCGCTGGAGTACGTCCACCCCGACGACCGCGAGCACATCGCGGAGACGCTGACCGGGCAACTCGCCGAGCCGGGCTCCGAGGCGACGCTGGAGTTCCGGTTCCTGCACGCCGACGGCTCCTGGCGCTGGCTGGAGGCCCGCGCACGCAACCGGACCGACGACCCCGTCGTCGACGGCATCATCGTCAACTCCCGGGACGTGACCGAGCGCAAGCGACGCGAGCAGCAGACCGACGTCATGCGCCGGCTCCTCCGGCACAACCTCCGGAACGACATGACCGTCGTTCAGGGCTACGCCGACCTGCTCTCGGAGGCCGCGGTCGACGGCGAGGCGGAGACGCGCCCCGGCGACGACGCACCGACCGACCCACCCATCGCGGAGTACGTCGACGCCATCGAGGAGCGCGTCGAGAAGGTCGTCGAGCGCAGCGACAAGCTCCAGCGCGTCACCGCCGAGCTGCGCGCCGACGAGCGGCGACTCGTCGACCCGACCATGGTCATCGAGAAGACCGTCGACAGCGTGCGGCTCGCTCACCCCGACGTGAGCGTCGAGACCGACCTCGAGGACCTTCCGCCGGTGCGGGCCGGCGACGCGTTCGAGGTCGCGTTCACCGAGCTGGTGGAGAACAGCATCGAGCACTGCGACGGCGAGCCCGCGATCACCATCACGGCGACTGCCGAGCCCGAGGATGTCCGCGTGCAGGTCAGCGACGACGGCCCGGGCATCCCCGTCGACGAGCTCGACCCGCTGCGGAACCGCAAGGAGACGGCGCTCGAACACGGTAGCGGCGTCGGGCTCTGGCTCGTCATCTGGGTCGTCCGTTCGGTCCGTGGCGATCTCGAGTTCGACGTCGAGGACGGCACGACAGTCACCCTCAGGCTCCCCCGGGCAGACAGGCCGACCGGCGTCAGCGCTGCCGACACGTCCGCCGACGGAGCGAGGGCGTTATCCACCTCCGACGAGTAGCCGCGGGTATGAGCCTCCCACGCGACGACGCGCTCGACCGCGTCGCGGCTATCCTCGACACCATCGAGCACGAGGAGATGCCCGTGCCGGTCCGCGAGGTCTGGGTGTACGGCGACGTGGCGCTCGGCCTGGATCCCGTCGACCGCCTCGACGTCTACCTCACGAAGGACATCCTGCTCGGCGGCGACGCCTCCCGCGCCGACGAGTTCGAGGCGGAGTACGGCGTCCAGGGCGTCGGACAGACCGTCCGGACGGAGTGGGCCGACGAGTACCCGGAGCACCTCCGCGCGAACGCCAACGGCCACGCCGCCCCCGAGAAGTGCCTCGGCGCGCACCTGCTCCC harbors:
- a CDS encoding DUF7095 family protein; translation: MSLPRDDALDRVAAILDTIEHEEMPVPVREVWVYGDVALGLDPVDRLDVYLTKDILLGGDASRADEFEAEYGVQGVGQTVRTEWADEYPEHLRANANGHAAPEKCLGAHLLPDEDEPVHLEVCNASFDDNVTQRLAGAKRREDWSTLLDPRGVCLWVDGRRSDEAMRKLRESELALPTLSRALGMLGLEDEQAEAAAAELHQWREQQEGATVRGDVV
- a CDS encoding lysophospholipase; this translates as MQPRVTNENGDADLVFVLGWGNRHEHENVDWLVGQFADAGYRVHALQIPVFPDDFYADYVEPVRSYVADLDEFRLAGHSTGGLIAAFLDGAETTTYLSPWWDFPPESKGALFSLVSKLGLDARFIPSGVDDRRAIGELTTDRQLAAIPAKVSPRFVREARRGHRDRPAIDEDAVVFCSLRDQVVSVRAIGEAADADQIRIYEGGHELFSSRRRDAYVDAVLRSVDGGLDAV
- a CDS encoding lamin tail domain-containing protein, which produces MYPASRRAVLTTVVASLGGCLSTFDTVEAPGTHPSDAELRLDIERPGENGERVYVHNDGATDVPMRGYTLEYDDGVVYEFDRLTLEPGSWVAVESTSVIEGMDRSDPPKFVRGANRDEHLCPDGRVTLVGPQGTIVGSTTCPG
- a CDS encoding histidine kinase N-terminal 7TM domain-containing protein, translated to MALQLTPYHLPLVCSLVLSVAVAAFAVRNRDVPGGAPLAVFAAATAVWTAGELGNVSATGTAAKTLWTNVEITASTLVPPAFLLLALEYTGRLDGLDRRLLGALGVEPVVLSLLVWTSGHGLVRRATGRRLAEGGYWIITESLGPAFFAHVAYSYLVIGLGIALIVRTSLLSRGVYLVQGTAFVLGVAVVLVANVAYVSGLTPPGLDPTNMAFAVCSLLLLAAIRSQRLLDVSPATRELARDELIATLPDAIVVLNESNRVVDANPAAEEVFDISTSDVIGEPLAAVAPSLAAALEDGTRMLALERGGETRHYDLRESELDRGYGTVTGRVVTLRDVTDRKQTEERYQALLDRSLDIVTVIDEAGAITYETPSVEEVLGYAQPELVGESALEYVHPDDREHIAETLTGQLAEPGSEATLEFRFLHADGSWRWLEARARNRTDDPVVDGIIVNSRDVTERKRREQQTDVMRRLLRHNLRNDMTVVQGYADLLSEAAVDGEAETRPGDDAPTDPPIAEYVDAIEERVEKVVERSDKLQRVTAELRADERRLVDPTMVIEKTVDSVRLAHPDVSVETDLEDLPPVRAGDAFEVAFTELVENSIEHCDGEPAITITATAEPEDVRVQVSDDGPGIPVDELDPLRNRKETALEHGSGVGLWLVIWVVRSVRGDLEFDVEDGTTVTLRLPRADRPTGVSAADTSADGARALSTSDE
- a CDS encoding DUF4442 domain-containing protein, with the protein product MSESWRTRLQRLGFNLWPSYRGTGGRVRYIAEDWQEVRVEIPQNLRTRNYMGTTFGGSIYGACDPIYAMMLIQALPDEYTVWDRAASVAFKRPGTEDLYARFRLSDEELTTIRERLRSEESVDREYEVDVISADGTTHATVEKTVYVGRD